CCTGGCATGCCGGTCTGGCCCGGCGATCCTAGCGTAGAGTTCACGTCGTGGTGCGGCGTGGAACAGCACGGATTTAGCTTGCAGCGTATCAGCCTGGGCGAACATAGCGGCACCCATCTGGGCGCTCCCCGTCATTTCTCAGCGTCCGGCTGCAGCATCGAGGAGATCCCTCTGACCCGTCTCATGGCGCAGGGGATAAAGATCCTCCTGCCGCCGGGTAAAACCAGTGCCGGCGTCGCGGAAATCAATTCGTGGGAAGAGCGTCACGGTCCTGTTCCGGCGGACAGCTGGGTCTTGTTCGAGACCGGCTGGAGCCGTCATTGGCAGGATCCAGACGCCTACCACACGGCTTTTCCCGGCGTCACAGAGGAGGCGGTGCGTTTTTTATGCCGTGAACGCTCCATCACCGGCATCGGCATCGATTCACCGGGCGTGGACGGCGGCGCATCAACGGATTTTACAGCCAATCGCATTCTGGCTGAATACGGCGGATTGCATCTGGAAAATCTTTGCCGGTTGGAACAGCTGCCCGCCACAGGCTTTCAGCTGTTCATCGGCGCTCTGCCGCTGGCCGGCGCCG
This window of the bacterium genome carries:
- a CDS encoding cyclase family protein, which codes for MKKLCAVDLTQPIQPGMPVWPGDPSVEFTSWCGVEQHGFSLQRISLGEHSGTHLGAPRHFSASGCSIEEIPLTRLMAQGIKILLPPGKTSAGVAEINSWEERHGPVPADSWVLFETGWSRHWQDPDAYHTAFPGVTEEAVRFLCRERSITGIGIDSPGVDGGASTDFTANRILAEYGGLHLENLCRLEQLPATGFQLFIGALPLAGAAGSPCRVMALMPSP